From a single Cytophagales bacterium WSM2-2 genomic region:
- a CDS encoding putative ABC transporter permease protein, with translation MTIDLKGKALEVIKRGVIKPSVNLYVQLLRGFLEEIARLTLFAFRFFREAVRRPYEINEFLKQAYLIGYKSLPLVAITGFIMGLVLTIQSRPTLAEFGAESWLPAMVAVSIIREIGPVITALIFAGKVGSGIGAELASMKVTEQIDAMEVSGVNPFKYLVVTRMMATTLMLPALVILADVISLYGAYIGVNLKGDVSFHLFFLEVFAKLSFSDVFPSLIKTFFFGFVVGLIGCYRGYHAAQGTEGVGVASNAAVVQGSLAIFILDMIAVQMTSLFI, from the coding sequence ATGACGATTGATTTGAAAGGAAAAGCTCTTGAAGTAATTAAGAGAGGGGTTATCAAACCATCGGTAAATCTCTATGTTCAATTGTTACGAGGTTTCTTAGAGGAGATCGCACGACTAACATTATTTGCTTTTCGCTTTTTTAGAGAGGCCGTCAGACGTCCATATGAGATCAATGAATTTCTTAAGCAGGCTTATTTGATTGGATATAAGTCATTGCCCCTGGTAGCCATTACCGGATTTATTATGGGGCTCGTATTAACGATTCAATCACGGCCCACTCTTGCTGAGTTTGGAGCTGAGTCATGGCTGCCGGCAATGGTTGCTGTTTCTATCATCCGGGAAATTGGCCCTGTAATTACAGCCCTGATTTTTGCGGGTAAAGTCGGGTCTGGCATTGGTGCTGAACTGGCCTCTATGAAAGTGACTGAGCAGATTGACGCCATGGAGGTTTCAGGAGTTAACCCATTCAAGTATTTAGTTGTGACGCGAATGATGGCAACTACGCTGATGCTTCCTGCGTTGGTCATACTTGCCGATGTGATTTCTCTTTATGGTGCCTACATCGGAGTTAATCTAAAAGGCGATGTCAGCTTTCATCTTTTCTTTTTGGAGGTTTTTGCAAAGCTTTCTTTCAGTGATGTCTTTCCGTCTTTAATTAAGACTTTTTTCTTTGGATTTGTGGTGGGACTAATCGGCTGCTATAGAGGCTATCATGCAGCTCAGGGCACGGAAGGAGTAGGAGTGGCCTCTAATGCTGCCGTGGTGCAAGGGTCGTTAGCAATATTCATTCTTGACATGATCGCGGTTCAAATGACAAGTTTGTTTATATAA
- a CDS encoding CsbD family protein has translation MNTTELLGNWNVTKGKLKQKFATLTDDDLLLVEGKQNELIGRLQTKLGKSKKEMHKLIQSL, from the coding sequence ATGAATACCACCGAATTACTAGGCAATTGGAACGTGACCAAAGGCAAGCTAAAACAAAAATTTGCAACACTGACCGATGACGATCTGCTTCTGGTTGAAGGAAAGCAGAACGAGCTTATCGGGAGACTACAGACCAAGCTTGGCAAATCAAAAAAAGAGATGCACAAGCTGATCCAGTCATTATAG
- a CDS encoding choline monooxygenase, giving the protein MTFHVDSDITTAKTLDTDFYLKEEFFQQSKEKIFANSWQFIGDTDLVKEKGWVTPVSLHENFIDEPLIISKDKNDQLHCLSNVCTHRGNLIVERPCKLNDIRCKYHGRRFHLDGKFLSMPEFKEVKDFPTAADNLHPLPLHTWGKWLFTSLGSKFKAEEFINPMAERVSWMPFQDFVFHPELSKDYLIDAHWALYCENYLEGFHIPFVHAGLNSVIDYGNYTVELFKYSSLQLGVAKEGEVVFDLPPSSPDYGKHVAGYYFWVFPNMMFNFYPWGLSINIIRPLGINKTKVSFLSYVLDESKLRQGAGADLHKVELEDEDVVQNVQKGIRSRFYTHGRYSVTREQGTHHFHRLIAEFMKP; this is encoded by the coding sequence ATGACCTTCCACGTTGACAGCGACATCACAACCGCCAAAACTCTTGATACGGATTTCTATCTGAAAGAAGAATTCTTTCAACAATCAAAAGAGAAAATATTTGCCAACAGCTGGCAGTTTATCGGAGATACTGATCTGGTCAAAGAGAAAGGATGGGTGACCCCGGTAAGTCTGCACGAGAACTTCATCGATGAGCCACTGATTATCTCCAAAGACAAGAATGATCAGTTACATTGTCTCTCGAACGTTTGTACCCATCGCGGAAACCTGATCGTGGAACGGCCATGCAAACTCAACGACATACGTTGCAAATACCATGGACGGAGATTTCACCTGGATGGAAAGTTCCTCTCTATGCCGGAGTTCAAAGAAGTAAAAGATTTCCCGACAGCCGCAGATAATCTCCATCCACTTCCTCTTCACACCTGGGGTAAATGGCTTTTTACGTCTCTTGGCTCCAAATTCAAGGCCGAAGAATTTATCAATCCAATGGCGGAGCGCGTGAGTTGGATGCCATTTCAGGATTTTGTTTTTCACCCGGAGCTCTCGAAGGATTACCTGATCGACGCGCACTGGGCATTGTATTGCGAAAACTACCTCGAGGGTTTTCATATTCCCTTCGTTCATGCTGGACTGAACTCCGTCATTGACTATGGAAATTATACTGTGGAACTTTTCAAATATTCCAGCCTGCAGTTAGGTGTGGCCAAGGAAGGTGAAGTCGTCTTTGATTTACCTCCCTCCTCGCCCGACTACGGCAAGCATGTAGCGGGTTATTATTTTTGGGTATTCCCCAATATGATGTTTAATTTTTATCCGTGGGGGCTTTCTATAAATATTATCAGGCCACTGGGTATTAACAAAACAAAAGTTTCGTTTTTATCATATGTACTTGACGAAAGTAAACTTCGCCAGGGGGCTGGAGCCGATCTGCACAAAGTAGAATTGGAAGACGAAGATGTAGTTCAAAATGTACAAAAAGGGATTCGTTCAAGATTTTACACACACGGCCGATATTCTGTTACCCGCGAACAGGGAACACATCACTTTCACCGGTTGATCGCTGAATTTATGAAGCCTTAA
- the fjo29 gene encoding arginase has product MDLTILFSPVDEAIYTADYPSNSFFKNIRAYTEKMPDYKGAQIALIGVNEERGTSDNQGAAQGPDEVRKKLYRLKKGTGSYNIVDLGNLNTGVDLDETYTRVSEVCRILLESNVLPVLIGGTHDLDYGQYRGYEEMQKLVSFLNVDAFLDLDDRKDAAPSRQHVHKMLLHEPNYLFGYTHLAHQTYLVDSFSTAILEKLNFEAHRIGQIRSNLTEMEPAIRYADMFSFDITAIKSSDAPGNANAQPFGLTGEEACQICWYAGMNEKLSSAGFYEYNPNYDDIHKKTASVVATMIWYFVEGYYHRKQESNFKSNDFLKYVVSMPVEPETIAFYKSKLTEKWWMEVSYVRAGARYARNSIVPCSYADYQTATKGEVPERYISALSKMS; this is encoded by the coding sequence ATGGATCTAACCATACTCTTTTCTCCTGTTGACGAGGCCATTTACACTGCTGACTACCCTTCGAATTCTTTCTTCAAAAATATTCGCGCTTACACCGAAAAGATGCCAGACTATAAAGGTGCTCAGATCGCATTGATCGGAGTGAATGAAGAGCGTGGCACCAGCGACAACCAGGGAGCTGCACAGGGTCCCGACGAGGTCAGAAAAAAATTATACCGGCTTAAGAAAGGAACAGGCTCATATAACATCGTTGATCTGGGTAACCTGAATACCGGTGTTGATCTTGATGAAACTTATACCCGCGTCTCAGAAGTCTGCCGGATTTTGTTGGAAAGCAATGTGTTACCAGTCCTCATTGGCGGAACCCATGACCTTGACTATGGACAATATCGTGGTTACGAAGAGATGCAAAAACTTGTCAGCTTTCTTAACGTTGATGCCTTCCTTGACCTTGATGACAGAAAAGATGCTGCTCCATCTCGCCAGCACGTTCATAAGATGCTGTTGCATGAACCCAATTATCTTTTCGGATACACTCATTTAGCACATCAAACATACCTGGTGGATTCTTTTTCAACGGCAATCCTTGAAAAATTGAATTTCGAAGCACACCGGATCGGTCAAATCAGATCGAACCTCACGGAGATGGAACCGGCAATTCGCTACGCAGACATGTTTTCATTTGACATCACCGCAATCAAATCTTCCGATGCGCCAGGCAATGCCAATGCACAACCATTCGGCCTGACCGGAGAAGAAGCCTGTCAGATTTGCTGGTATGCAGGAATGAATGAGAAGCTGAGTTCTGCCGGTTTTTACGAATACAACCCGAATTACGATGACATTCACAAGAAGACTGCATCAGTTGTTGCCACGATGATCTGGTATTTCGTGGAGGGGTATTATCATCGAAAGCAGGAGAGCAATTTTAAATCAAATGATTTCCTCAAGTATGTAGTGTCGATGCCTGTGGAGCCGGAGACCATCGCCTTCTATAAAAGCAAGCTTACTGAAAAATGGTGGATGGAGGTAAGTTATGTTCGTGCAGGGGCGCGTTACGCACGCAACTCCATTGTGCCCTGTAGCTACGCTGACTACCAAACTGCTACTAAAGGCGAAGTGCCGGAGCGCTATATCAGCGCCCTGTCAAAGATGAGCTAA
- a CDS encoding ABC transporter ATP-binding protein — protein METAAEIKHMSKSFDTRQILNDISLKVDKGENLVLFGKSGSGKSVLIKCLVGLIEPDGGEIVLLGENIADLKDEDLNRLRKKVGFLFQSAALYDSMSVRENLEFPLRGGHGKLDKDEIDALVNEALTNVGLADAVDKMPSELSGGMRKRVGLARTLILKPEIIFYDEPTTGLDPITSKEISGLIMEVQKKYGAASVIITHDVECARITSNRMIIIKDGAPFAEGTYKELSESKDEWVRSFFN, from the coding sequence ATGGAAACAGCGGCCGAAATAAAACACATGTCAAAGTCATTTGACACCAGGCAAATACTGAACGATATCAGCTTGAAAGTGGACAAAGGTGAAAACCTGGTTCTATTCGGAAAGTCGGGAAGTGGTAAATCCGTTCTTATCAAATGTTTAGTTGGCTTGATTGAGCCGGATGGCGGAGAGATTGTTCTGCTGGGTGAAAATATTGCAGACCTGAAAGATGAAGATTTGAACAGGTTACGAAAAAAAGTAGGCTTTCTTTTTCAGAGTGCAGCGCTTTATGACTCCATGTCGGTGAGAGAAAATCTTGAATTCCCTCTGCGTGGCGGTCATGGTAAACTCGATAAAGATGAAATCGATGCGTTAGTCAACGAAGCTTTGACTAACGTGGGGTTAGCAGACGCTGTTGATAAAATGCCATCGGAGCTTTCGGGAGGAATGCGAAAGCGGGTTGGGTTAGCACGTACGTTGATACTGAAACCCGAAATAATATTTTATGACGAGCCGACTACCGGACTGGATCCGATCACATCAAAGGAAATCAGCGGATTGATCATGGAAGTTCAGAAGAAGTATGGAGCGGCATCGGTAATCATCACCCACGATGTTGAATGCGCACGGATCACATCGAATAGAATGATTATCATAAAAGACGGAGCTCCTTTTGCCGAAGGGACATACAAAGAATTATCAGAATCAAAAGACGAGTGGGTACGCTCATTCTTTAACTAA
- a CDS encoding AI-2E family transporter has protein sequence MNNSFEIPFYGKTALILISAFAIGLALYVGQHIIIPILYATMIAILLNPLVNYLLGKNINKIVSISLAVLLAILLMLTAIYVVSAQITLFTETYPQLKAKFILTSTQLLHWMSDKFGIRETSINAWIKDTQNDAIGNLGIGETLSEVGRMLVIGTLLPVYLFMILYYKPLLLEFIHRLFKSEHHITVVEVLAGSKKIIQSYLVGLFFEMIIVATLNSTGLLLIGIDYAIILGITGAILNVIPYLGGITAIALPMLIAFITKDSLIYPLLVFIVYIIIQFIDNHYVIPKIVASRVQLNALISVIAVLIGGAFWGIPGMFLSIPLTAIMKVIFDHIDPLKPWGFLLGNIVPTTSKFSFLKMGKIKNTQA, from the coding sequence ATGAACAATTCTTTTGAAATACCTTTTTATGGGAAAACAGCATTGATTCTTATAAGTGCATTTGCTATAGGGCTGGCGCTTTATGTCGGGCAGCACATCATCATACCAATTCTATATGCTACGATGATTGCTATTCTGTTGAACCCATTGGTCAATTACTTACTAGGTAAGAACATTAATAAAATCGTTTCCATTTCTCTCGCGGTTCTTCTTGCCATTTTGTTGATGCTGACTGCAATCTATGTGGTGTCTGCCCAGATCACATTGTTTACTGAAACATATCCTCAGCTAAAGGCAAAATTTATTCTCACAAGCACTCAATTGCTTCACTGGATGTCTGACAAATTCGGAATTCGCGAAACAAGTATTAATGCATGGATAAAGGACACACAGAACGATGCTATCGGGAATTTAGGAATTGGAGAAACGCTTTCAGAAGTGGGACGGATGCTGGTGATCGGAACGTTGCTACCTGTTTACCTATTCATGATTCTATACTATAAACCTCTTTTATTAGAATTTATCCACAGGCTTTTTAAGTCTGAACATCATATTACCGTTGTCGAAGTATTGGCAGGTTCGAAAAAAATCATTCAGAGCTATTTGGTTGGTCTTTTCTTTGAGATGATCATCGTTGCTACGCTGAATTCAACGGGGCTTTTACTGATAGGGATTGACTATGCTATCATCCTCGGGATTACAGGTGCTATTCTTAACGTCATTCCCTATTTAGGCGGAATTACTGCTATTGCGTTACCAATGCTCATTGCATTTATAACGAAGGACTCTTTGATTTATCCTTTGCTGGTTTTCATCGTCTATATTATTATTCAGTTCATAGATAACCATTATGTCATTCCAAAGATTGTTGCTTCGCGTGTACAACTGAATGCGCTCATTTCGGTTATCGCGGTTCTAATTGGCGGAGCTTTTTGGGGGATTCCAGGGATGTTTCTCTCTATTCCTCTAACGGCAATCATGAAAGTTATTTTTGATCACATTGATCCACTAAAACCCTGGGGGTTCCTCTTAGGAAACATTGTCCCAACCACTTCCAAGTTTTCATTTCTAAAAATGGGTAAAATCAAAAATACACAGGCATGA
- the trmH gene encoding tRNA (guanosine(18)-2'-O)-methyltransferase, with amino-acid sequence MISKEQLLIGHLSQYVTDHKKGFIEKVLNERTRHVTLVLEDIFQSQNASAVVRTCECLGLQDIHIIEDDSKYSVNKRVLKGSNKWIDLHRYKMKGFDNSQICFRKLRDLGYKILVTDPSPDGISIHDISVNEKLAVVMGNELNGTSEYALANADQKIFIPMHGFTESFNISVSAAIILSTLLTKMRSSPIPWQLTDTEKEVIRLQWLRKIVRRSDLIEQEFLKSIE; translated from the coding sequence ATGATCTCCAAGGAGCAACTTCTCATCGGGCATTTAAGCCAGTACGTTACCGATCACAAGAAAGGTTTTATTGAGAAAGTCTTAAACGAGCGTACACGTCATGTCACGCTTGTTCTCGAAGACATATTCCAATCACAGAATGCCAGCGCTGTAGTTCGAACCTGCGAATGCCTGGGCTTACAGGATATCCACATCATCGAAGACGACAGCAAATACTCCGTCAACAAGCGCGTACTCAAAGGGTCCAACAAATGGATCGACCTGCATCGTTACAAAATGAAAGGTTTTGACAATAGCCAAATTTGTTTCAGAAAATTGCGCGACCTCGGTTATAAAATTCTTGTCACTGATCCCTCTCCCGATGGTATTTCCATCCACGACATATCAGTCAATGAAAAATTGGCTGTAGTGATGGGTAACGAACTCAACGGCACATCAGAATATGCTCTTGCCAATGCCGACCAGAAAATCTTCATACCCATGCACGGATTTACAGAAAGTTTTAACATATCTGTGAGTGCGGCAATCATCCTGAGTACTTTACTCACCAAAATGCGTAGTTCGCCCATACCGTGGCAACTTACGGATACCGAAAAGGAAGTGATAAGACTGCAATGGCTGCGCAAAATCGTTCGCAGATCAGACCTGATCGAGCAGGAGTTTCTCAAATCGATTGAGTAA